Proteins encoded by one window of Crassostrea angulata isolate pt1a10 chromosome 9, ASM2561291v2, whole genome shotgun sequence:
- the LOC128163613 gene encoding uncharacterized protein LOC128163613 yields MLTYPFKNVFCKYCMQDAIPFHGPLLHFSSRYLHNRSKPFEYGLHISYMMHSILENIKSERNKSDFKFPPPSSDNLQLNITNLISLSKAAFAEKNCDSDLFQSIHRTYDDDSCSCHFGCTTSCCDDLAFKQPLSCISDAFPPRETNNGGYYVLNEFPTTDKALYTLCTIQHIDGDITFQIPVTHMHSGKYISYRNVYCMVGNMLMSKLTTFEFDNEFMFNTFPWTVISSCPKPVTVDWFNANSFLQYTRDVNCTHSLHPHGGSVVCEEKFVDIEKCNETGTWRSFDADVLNACENIEGFRFPILYDNALNISYRNKFCKICNPHFIPKDQTSITECGVNWPVVDSNVSNSCNLLPDVHVCSKFKNAACEMCNGNLGCDIEYSKEKNAGSIIDEEILPVIKSYRSMFALSSFDSIQENPQKCSMLKLSLEGTCRSVECFPGKIYDGNACIPLINSASNLRYAIYLNMKVTLKQPKLVRELLDSVEIWFFARVANILQLDVKDIEFENSTFLTLNSCNSSTTSFSIFSRVTMHLSLKLTHRFNFEVGLAKLAESISTAKLSDIEAVIHTNLDTQSELINPQNKREMCKNVKETNNTSNIPFRLVLVNDLLTCPLVTLKNDEFVVESRDRIKLLPSNVVLSFQHFRISENGSYQTCIRNTYIPLAINDSDIFSPLSILTGSCIMLSLVCLFLTFVTYSLFDNLRTIPGINSMNLIATLFFLQLLILTRKYYFIAGTSLKVLLLVLTHYILLCVFFWLNAISYHMFCVFTERLIGISREEKWKIVLKYTIYSYALPLFIVLVNVIFFVISSSGQRFGYGENETLVDDKISYVLTFILPLSIICLANFGFFSGTVFKIKSNPKIERQDQNRLHFVCFVKLFVLTGLTWAFQIVDSFLELSILSYAVAVLNGLQGFFLFLSYVCNARVWRMYKGLWVSYISGRLSGFSTDSTKL; encoded by the exons ATGCTTACTTATCCGttcaaaaatgtgttttgtaaATACTGCATGCAAGATGCAATACCATTTCATGGCCcacttttacatttttcatcCCGGTATTTACACAACCGATCTAAACCTTTCGAATATGGGCTCCATATTTCTTACATGATGCACTCCattcttgaaaatataaaaagcgAAAGAAATAAATCAGATTTCAAATTCCCCCCACCATCGTCCGATAATTTGCAATTAAACATCACCAATCTGATCTCGCTTAGCAAAGCAGCCTTCGCCGAAAAGAATTGTGATTCagatctttttcaatcaattcaCCGAACCTATGATGATGACTCATGCTCCTGTCATTTTGGATGTACAACAAGTTGTTGTGATGATCTTGCTTTCAAACAACCTCTGTCTTGTATCAGTGATGCATTTCCTCCACGGGAAACGAACAATGGTGGTTATTATGTCTTAAACGAATTTCCTACGACAGACAAAGCACTCTACACTCTCTGTACTATTCAACACATAGATGGTGACATAACTTTTCAAATTCCGGTGACACATATGCACTCCGGAAAATATATCTCTTATCGTAATGTTTATTGCATGGTAGGCAACATGCTGATGTCCAAACTAACCACATTTGAATTTGACAACGAGTTTATGTTCAATACATTTCCATGGACCGTGATAAGTTCATGTCCAAAGCCTGTTACAGTCGATTGGTTCAATGCTAACTCGTTCTTACAATATACAAGAGACGTAAACTGCACACACTCTCTTCATCCACATGGAGGGTCTGTCGTGTGCGAGGAGAAATTTGTGGATATTGAGAAATGTAACGAGACTGGAACGTGGCGGTCCTTTGATGCAGATGTATTAAATGCTTGTGAAAACATTGAAGGCTTTCGTTTTCCCATTCTGTATGATAATGCTTTGAACATATCTTACAGAAACAAATTTTGCAAGATCTGTAATCCGCATTTTATACCCAAGGATCAAACTTCAATAACAGAATGTGGCGTTAATTGGCCAGTGGTAGACTCTAACGTATCCAACTCATGTAACCTTCTTCCAGATGTACACGTTTGTTCGAAGTTCAAGAACGCTGCCTGTGAAATGTGCAATGGTAATCTAGGATGTGATATTGAATATAGCAAAGAGAAAAATGCAGGATCAATTATTGACGAAGAAATATTACCAGTTATTAAGTCTTATAGATCCATGTTTGCATTGTCTTCATTTGACTCTATCCAGgaaaatccacaaaaatgtTCTATGTTGAAATTGTCTTTAGAG GGCACCTGTCGGAGCGTTGAGTGTTTTCCAGGAAAGATCTACGATGGAAATGCCTGTATCCCATTAATAAACAGCGCATCTAATCTCCGATATGCCATTTATTTAAACATGAAAGTCACCTTGAAGCAGCCAAAACTTGTTCGGGAGCTGTTGGATTCAGTGGAGATTTGGTTTTTTGCTAGAGTAGCTAATATTCTTCAGCTAGATGTAAAGGACATAGAGTTTGAGAATAGTACCTTTCTAACGTTAAACTCTTGCAATTCATCTACTACATCATTCTCAATCTTTAGTAGGGTAACAATGCATCTTTCCTTAAAATTGACACACAGGTTTAACTTCGAGGTTGGTCTAGCGAAACTTGCTGAATCAATTTCTACCGCAAAACTTTCAGACATTGAAGCTGTAATTCATACAAATCTTGACACACAGTCTGAACTCATTAACCCCcaaaataaaagagaaatgtgtaaaaatgttaaagaaaCGAATAATACGAGTAATATTCCTTTCAGACTCGTACTTGTAAATGACCTGCTCACTTGCCCATTGGTCACTCTAAAAAACGACGAGTTTGTGGTAGAGTCTCGGGACAGAATAAAGTTACTTCCATCAAATGTGGTACTTTCTTTCCAGCATTTTCGTATATCTGAAAACGGAAGTTACCAAACTTGCATTAGAAATACTTACATCCCTTTAGCTATTAATGATTCTGATATTTTCAGTCCATTATccattttaacaggaagttgcATCATGCTTTCACTTGTGTGTCTCTTTTTAACTTTTGTAACGTACAGTTTGTTTGATAATCTCCGAACTATCCCTGGTATCAATAGCATGAACTTGATAGCAACATTGTTTTTCTTGCAGCTTCTCATTTTAACTAGAAAGTATTACTTTATCGCAGGAACAAGTTTAAAGGTCCTGCTGCTGGTGTTAACTCATTATATTCTACTCTGCGTTTTCTTTTGGTTAAATGCAATTTCTTATCATATGTTTTGTGTCTTTACTGAAAGACTCATAGGTATCTCTAGAGAAGAAAAatggaaaattgttttaaagtatACAATATACTCCTATGCTTTACCACTCTTTATTGTGTTAGTCAATGTTATCTTTTTCGTCATCAGTTCAAGCGGTCAAAGATTCGGTTATGGAGAAAACGAAACATTGGTCGATGATAAAATATCCTACGTTCTGACTTTTATTTTACCATTATCGATCATCTGTCTGGCAAATTTTGGCTTTTTTTCTGGTACGGTTTTTAAGATAAAATCAAATCCTAAAATCGAAAGACAAGACCAAAACAGACTTCATTTTGTCTGCTTTGTAAAGCTTTTTGTTCTAACGGGACTAACATGGGCTTTTCAAATCGTCGATTCCTTTCTTGAACTGTCGATTTTGTCCTATGCTGTGGCAGTACTTAACGGCTTGCAGGGATTCTTCCTGTTTTTGAGCTATGTGTGCAATGCCAGAGTTTGGAGAATGTACAAAGGACTTTGGGTGTCTTATATCTCTGGGCGTTTGAGTGGTTTTTCAACAGATTCGACCAAACTCTAA